The stretch of DNA CCCTGCAACCGACTGGCAATCACCACCCCGGCCAGTTCCCCATACGGATATTCGCCCGTCTCATTCGGGACCAGAGCATTGATGATCTCGATCACCCCCAATTCATCCAGGAAGGCTTTGATGACCGGCAACGCACCCGCCGGGATCACGTGCACACGTTCGGATGCGGAGGGGGGCGCAGAGGCAGTGGGCATCAACAACTCCGCCAGAAGAGATTATGCCTATCTTACCTCTGAACCCCGCTCCGACCGAGCGGAAAATGAGTATAAAGCCGACAATGAAGTCCCACACGAATGGCGTGATCCGAGTTTAGCGGATCGTTCACG from Acidobacteriota bacterium encodes:
- a CDS encoding rhodanese-like domain-containing protein — translated: MISITPNSSRKALMTGNAPAGITCTRSDAEGGAEAVGINNSARRDYAYLTSEPRSDRAENEYKADNEVPHEWRDPSLADRSRPIITTCETGEMAALAGKLLKGMGFTNAHILKGGTVGWKDAGYPTHAP